A genome region from Nicotiana tabacum cultivar K326 chromosome 13, ASM71507v2, whole genome shotgun sequence includes the following:
- the LOC107804598 gene encoding uncharacterized protein LOC107804598 isoform X4, whose translation MAPSKEWMQLVDNRLDKAYSIGVQKFLDYAFRRTGELYEVRCPCVKCCNTTSGTRETVESHLKVYGIIQNYTFWYHHGEILGEPQSDCELIAHCRRLLEKEHMQIDIPLPPSTDQGSCNTEKVKKVRGRNKCKEVASLEFGQKLKVTFYNNRTVGKNSNLFSRNLGKLVRDRNLCPLGVSSWHDIKEEQLNHMWAAVKDKFESDDMDIHRNHILGWMKELWNKWRGQLHAKYVKGKPVQEALKNMPKGIDKKQWEWLVTKHFSTESFQARSNRNASNRAKLKMPHHIGSKPIREIIYQKGGKDGKPPDLATIFFETRKKNNTLVDSETIEKHAQIQELVQSEPFLPSIEIVEKCFGPQIRSHVFGFGGGVKAKDLKRGTSSKAELRSELCSTREENQSLKDRLSTIENDVKELKQLKELLLAQHSNVQPLTLLISGE comes from the exons ATGGCACCTAGTAAGGAATGGATGCAACTTGTTGATAATCGACTTGATAAAGCCTACTCAATCGGGGTGCAAAAGTTTTTGGATTATGCTTTTAGAAGAACAGGGGAACTGTATGAAGTACGATGTCCATGTGTCAAATGTTGTAACACAACTTCAGGAACACGTGAGACAGTCGAGTCACATTTGAAAGTATATggaataattcaaaattatactttttggtATCACCATGGTGAAATTTTAGGCGAGCCACAGTCGGACTGTGAATTGATAGCCCATTGCCGCCGTCTACTCGAGAAAGAGCATATGCAAATTGATATTCCATTGCCTCCATCTACTGATCAAG GTTCTTGTAATACTGAAAAGGTAAAAAAAGTTCGAGGAAGGAACAAGTGCAAAGAAGTTGCTTCACTTGAATTTGGACAGAAGCTGAAAGTAACATTTTACAACAATCGAACGGTTGGAAAAAATAGCAATCTGTTTTCAAGGAACTTGGGAAAATTAGTTCGTGACCGTAATTTGTGTCCGTTGGGAGTATCATCGTGGCATGACATTAAGGAAGAACAGTTAAATCACATGTGGGCAGCTGTTAAG GATAAATTTGAGAGTGATGACATGGATATTCATCGCAATCATATCTTGGGATGGATGAAAGAATTATGGAACAAATGGAGAGGACAATTGCATGCAAAGTATGTGAAGGGTAAGCCAGTCCAAGAGGCTCTTAAGAATATGCCAAAGGGGATAGACAAGAAACAATGGGAGTGGTTGGTAACAAAACATTTTTCTACGGAAAGTTTTCAG GCGAGAAGCAATAGGAACGCATCAAATAGAGCTAAGTTGAAGATGCCTCATCATATTGGTAGCAAGCCAATTAGAGAGATTATTTATCAAAAG GGCGGAAAAGATGGCAAACCACCAGATTTGGCAACTATTTTCTTTGAGACTCGCAAGAAGAATAACACGCTTGTTGATTCTGAAACAATCGAAAAACAT GCTCAAATCCAAGAATTGGTGCAGTCCGAACCGTTTCTTCCTAGTATAGAGATTGTAGAAAAATGCTTTGGACCTCAAATTCGCAGCCATGTATTTGGATTTGGGGGTGGAGTAAAGGCGAAAGACTTGAAAAGGGGCACTTCCTCAAAGGCTGAATTACGGTCTGAGCTATGTTCAACTCGAGAGGAAAACCAATCTTTGAAAGATCGCTTGTCTACCATAGAAAATGATGTGAAAGAACTGAAGCAGCTAAAAGAATTGCTATTAGCTCAACACTCCAATGTCCAGCCTCTGACATTACTTATTTCAGGAGAATGA
- the LOC107804598 gene encoding uncharacterized protein LOC107804598 isoform X2, whose product MGSISKSDNVFITTVYAMVAILDLNAIPRSQVMAPSKEWMQLVDNRLDKAYSIGVQKFLDYAFRRTGELYEVRCPCVKCCNTTSGTRETVESHLKVYGIIQNYTFWYHHGEILGEPQSDCELIAHCRRLLEKEHMQIDIPLPPSTDQGSCNTEKVKKVRGRNKCKEVASLEFGQKLKVTFYNNRTVGKNSNLFSRNLGKLVRDRNLCPLGVSSWHDIKEEQLNHMWAAVKDKFESDDMDIHRNHILGWMKELWNKWRGQLHAKYVKGKPVQEALKNMPKGIDKKQWEWLVTKHFSTESFQARSNRNASNRAKLKMPHHIGSKPIREIIYQKGGKDGKPPDLATIFFETRKKNNTLVDSETIEKHAQIQELVQSEPFLPSIEIVEKCFGPQIRSHVFGFGGGVKAKDLKRGTSSKAELRSELCSTREENQSLKDRLSTIENDVKELKQLKELLLAQHSNVQPLTLLISGE is encoded by the exons GTTATGGCACCTAGTAAGGAATGGATGCAACTTGTTGATAATCGACTTGATAAAGCCTACTCAATCGGGGTGCAAAAGTTTTTGGATTATGCTTTTAGAAGAACAGGGGAACTGTATGAAGTACGATGTCCATGTGTCAAATGTTGTAACACAACTTCAGGAACACGTGAGACAGTCGAGTCACATTTGAAAGTATATggaataattcaaaattatactttttggtATCACCATGGTGAAATTTTAGGCGAGCCACAGTCGGACTGTGAATTGATAGCCCATTGCCGCCGTCTACTCGAGAAAGAGCATATGCAAATTGATATTCCATTGCCTCCATCTACTGATCAAG GTTCTTGTAATACTGAAAAGGTAAAAAAAGTTCGAGGAAGGAACAAGTGCAAAGAAGTTGCTTCACTTGAATTTGGACAGAAGCTGAAAGTAACATTTTACAACAATCGAACGGTTGGAAAAAATAGCAATCTGTTTTCAAGGAACTTGGGAAAATTAGTTCGTGACCGTAATTTGTGTCCGTTGGGAGTATCATCGTGGCATGACATTAAGGAAGAACAGTTAAATCACATGTGGGCAGCTGTTAAG GATAAATTTGAGAGTGATGACATGGATATTCATCGCAATCATATCTTGGGATGGATGAAAGAATTATGGAACAAATGGAGAGGACAATTGCATGCAAAGTATGTGAAGGGTAAGCCAGTCCAAGAGGCTCTTAAGAATATGCCAAAGGGGATAGACAAGAAACAATGGGAGTGGTTGGTAACAAAACATTTTTCTACGGAAAGTTTTCAG GCGAGAAGCAATAGGAACGCATCAAATAGAGCTAAGTTGAAGATGCCTCATCATATTGGTAGCAAGCCAATTAGAGAGATTATTTATCAAAAG GGCGGAAAAGATGGCAAACCACCAGATTTGGCAACTATTTTCTTTGAGACTCGCAAGAAGAATAACACGCTTGTTGATTCTGAAACAATCGAAAAACAT GCTCAAATCCAAGAATTGGTGCAGTCCGAACCGTTTCTTCCTAGTATAGAGATTGTAGAAAAATGCTTTGGACCTCAAATTCGCAGCCATGTATTTGGATTTGGGGGTGGAGTAAAGGCGAAAGACTTGAAAAGGGGCACTTCCTCAAAGGCTGAATTACGGTCTGAGCTATGTTCAACTCGAGAGGAAAACCAATCTTTGAAAGATCGCTTGTCTACCATAGAAAATGATGTGAAAGAACTGAAGCAGCTAAAAGAATTGCTATTAGCTCAACACTCCAATGTCCAGCCTCTGACATTACTTATTTCAGGAGAATGA
- the LOC107804598 gene encoding uncharacterized protein LOC107804598 isoform X3 produces the protein MAPSKEWMQLVDNRLDKAYSIGVQKFLDYAFRRTGELYEVRCPCVKCCNTTSGTRETVESHLKVYGIIQNYTFWYHHGEILGEPQSDCELIAHCRRLLEKEHMQIDIPLPPSTDQDVGSCNTEKVKKVRGRNKCKEVASLEFGQKLKVTFYNNRTVGKNSNLFSRNLGKLVRDRNLCPLGVSSWHDIKEEQLNHMWAAVKDKFESDDMDIHRNHILGWMKELWNKWRGQLHAKYVKGKPVQEALKNMPKGIDKKQWEWLVTKHFSTESFQARSNRNASNRAKLKMPHHIGSKPIREIIYQKGGKDGKPPDLATIFFETRKKNNTLVDSETIEKHAQIQELVQSEPFLPSIEIVEKCFGPQIRSHVFGFGGGVKAKDLKRGTSSKAELRSELCSTREENQSLKDRLSTIENDVKELKQLKELLLAQHSNVQPLTLLISGE, from the exons ATGGCACCTAGTAAGGAATGGATGCAACTTGTTGATAATCGACTTGATAAAGCCTACTCAATCGGGGTGCAAAAGTTTTTGGATTATGCTTTTAGAAGAACAGGGGAACTGTATGAAGTACGATGTCCATGTGTCAAATGTTGTAACACAACTTCAGGAACACGTGAGACAGTCGAGTCACATTTGAAAGTATATggaataattcaaaattatactttttggtATCACCATGGTGAAATTTTAGGCGAGCCACAGTCGGACTGTGAATTGATAGCCCATTGCCGCCGTCTACTCGAGAAAGAGCATATGCAAATTGATATTCCATTGCCTCCATCTACTGATCAAG ATGTAGGTTCTTGTAATACTGAAAAGGTAAAAAAAGTTCGAGGAAGGAACAAGTGCAAAGAAGTTGCTTCACTTGAATTTGGACAGAAGCTGAAAGTAACATTTTACAACAATCGAACGGTTGGAAAAAATAGCAATCTGTTTTCAAGGAACTTGGGAAAATTAGTTCGTGACCGTAATTTGTGTCCGTTGGGAGTATCATCGTGGCATGACATTAAGGAAGAACAGTTAAATCACATGTGGGCAGCTGTTAAG GATAAATTTGAGAGTGATGACATGGATATTCATCGCAATCATATCTTGGGATGGATGAAAGAATTATGGAACAAATGGAGAGGACAATTGCATGCAAAGTATGTGAAGGGTAAGCCAGTCCAAGAGGCTCTTAAGAATATGCCAAAGGGGATAGACAAGAAACAATGGGAGTGGTTGGTAACAAAACATTTTTCTACGGAAAGTTTTCAG GCGAGAAGCAATAGGAACGCATCAAATAGAGCTAAGTTGAAGATGCCTCATCATATTGGTAGCAAGCCAATTAGAGAGATTATTTATCAAAAG GGCGGAAAAGATGGCAAACCACCAGATTTGGCAACTATTTTCTTTGAGACTCGCAAGAAGAATAACACGCTTGTTGATTCTGAAACAATCGAAAAACAT GCTCAAATCCAAGAATTGGTGCAGTCCGAACCGTTTCTTCCTAGTATAGAGATTGTAGAAAAATGCTTTGGACCTCAAATTCGCAGCCATGTATTTGGATTTGGGGGTGGAGTAAAGGCGAAAGACTTGAAAAGGGGCACTTCCTCAAAGGCTGAATTACGGTCTGAGCTATGTTCAACTCGAGAGGAAAACCAATCTTTGAAAGATCGCTTGTCTACCATAGAAAATGATGTGAAAGAACTGAAGCAGCTAAAAGAATTGCTATTAGCTCAACACTCCAATGTCCAGCCTCTGACATTACTTATTTCAGGAGAATGA
- the LOC107804598 gene encoding uncharacterized protein LOC107804598 isoform X1, protein MGSISKSDNVFITTVYAMVAILDLNAIPRSQVMAPSKEWMQLVDNRLDKAYSIGVQKFLDYAFRRTGELYEVRCPCVKCCNTTSGTRETVESHLKVYGIIQNYTFWYHHGEILGEPQSDCELIAHCRRLLEKEHMQIDIPLPPSTDQDVGSCNTEKVKKVRGRNKCKEVASLEFGQKLKVTFYNNRTVGKNSNLFSRNLGKLVRDRNLCPLGVSSWHDIKEEQLNHMWAAVKDKFESDDMDIHRNHILGWMKELWNKWRGQLHAKYVKGKPVQEALKNMPKGIDKKQWEWLVTKHFSTESFQARSNRNASNRAKLKMPHHIGSKPIREIIYQKGGKDGKPPDLATIFFETRKKNNTLVDSETIEKHAQIQELVQSEPFLPSIEIVEKCFGPQIRSHVFGFGGGVKAKDLKRGTSSKAELRSELCSTREENQSLKDRLSTIENDVKELKQLKELLLAQHSNVQPLTLLISGE, encoded by the exons GTTATGGCACCTAGTAAGGAATGGATGCAACTTGTTGATAATCGACTTGATAAAGCCTACTCAATCGGGGTGCAAAAGTTTTTGGATTATGCTTTTAGAAGAACAGGGGAACTGTATGAAGTACGATGTCCATGTGTCAAATGTTGTAACACAACTTCAGGAACACGTGAGACAGTCGAGTCACATTTGAAAGTATATggaataattcaaaattatactttttggtATCACCATGGTGAAATTTTAGGCGAGCCACAGTCGGACTGTGAATTGATAGCCCATTGCCGCCGTCTACTCGAGAAAGAGCATATGCAAATTGATATTCCATTGCCTCCATCTACTGATCAAG ATGTAGGTTCTTGTAATACTGAAAAGGTAAAAAAAGTTCGAGGAAGGAACAAGTGCAAAGAAGTTGCTTCACTTGAATTTGGACAGAAGCTGAAAGTAACATTTTACAACAATCGAACGGTTGGAAAAAATAGCAATCTGTTTTCAAGGAACTTGGGAAAATTAGTTCGTGACCGTAATTTGTGTCCGTTGGGAGTATCATCGTGGCATGACATTAAGGAAGAACAGTTAAATCACATGTGGGCAGCTGTTAAG GATAAATTTGAGAGTGATGACATGGATATTCATCGCAATCATATCTTGGGATGGATGAAAGAATTATGGAACAAATGGAGAGGACAATTGCATGCAAAGTATGTGAAGGGTAAGCCAGTCCAAGAGGCTCTTAAGAATATGCCAAAGGGGATAGACAAGAAACAATGGGAGTGGTTGGTAACAAAACATTTTTCTACGGAAAGTTTTCAG GCGAGAAGCAATAGGAACGCATCAAATAGAGCTAAGTTGAAGATGCCTCATCATATTGGTAGCAAGCCAATTAGAGAGATTATTTATCAAAAG GGCGGAAAAGATGGCAAACCACCAGATTTGGCAACTATTTTCTTTGAGACTCGCAAGAAGAATAACACGCTTGTTGATTCTGAAACAATCGAAAAACAT GCTCAAATCCAAGAATTGGTGCAGTCCGAACCGTTTCTTCCTAGTATAGAGATTGTAGAAAAATGCTTTGGACCTCAAATTCGCAGCCATGTATTTGGATTTGGGGGTGGAGTAAAGGCGAAAGACTTGAAAAGGGGCACTTCCTCAAAGGCTGAATTACGGTCTGAGCTATGTTCAACTCGAGAGGAAAACCAATCTTTGAAAGATCGCTTGTCTACCATAGAAAATGATGTGAAAGAACTGAAGCAGCTAAAAGAATTGCTATTAGCTCAACACTCCAATGTCCAGCCTCTGACATTACTTATTTCAGGAGAATGA